AATGTGGACTTCGAGAATGTTGATCCTGCGGATCGTGAAGGGTTAACGGCATTTGTGACCTCCTTGACGGCTACATTGCACGCACTGGGTGCAGTTGTGTCTGTGGATGTATCACCAGACCTGGGTACAGATTGGACGGATGCATTTGATTATGCCAAACTGGGCGCTGTGTCGGATTATATGGTGCTGATGGGATACGAGGAACACTGGAACGGTGATCCGATAGCGGGATCCGTGGCGTCTCTTCCATGGGTGGAAAGGGCATTGGATACTATGCTCTCCGAGGTGGTACGTGCCAAAACCATTTTGGCCCTTCCGTTGTATACACGAGACTGGTCTTCAGTGAATCCGGCAAGTAGTTCTTGGGACATTACATTGTCAGAACAGGGAACGCGCGCGCATGCCACAGGATCTGTAAGACGATGGGATGCAAATCTGGTTCAATATATGATTGGGTACAACAGTAACGGTATGACAAGATATATATGGGCAGAGGACAGTCGTTCGTTATCGGCCAAAGTGTTGATGAGTGAGCAACGGCAGATTGCCGGTCTGGCTTACTGGTATATGGGCGGCGAAACAGCCGATGTATGGAACGCCATTTCGAATGCTTCGCGATTTGCATCGTATAACTTCTAAATATTCATGAATTGGATAGACTCAAGCGGACCGGGATACAGCCGGATGGTTTGGGTCTGTTTGTTTTGGTATAAGATAAGCAATATGAGGAATCGTTTAAGCTTGGCTGAACGGTTTAATGTATAGAAGGACAAATAGTATATATTGAACTAAACATTTACACAAAACGGAGAGGACAGAACGAAGCTGAAGAAGCGAAGCGTGCGCCTAAAGCTTTCTGAAAGAAAGCTGTATCGAAAGCATACGCTTATCACCGGATTTAACCTTTGTAAAAGATAAAAAAAATCTGGGGATTACAGCGATCGGAAGGTTGTTCTGTCATCGGAGTGACCAGTGTAAATACTTGTTAGTTCGATATTATAGTTTAGGAGGAGAAGGAGCATGCGAGAGGTTGATTGCATAATTGTAGGTGGAGGGCTCGCAGGGCTTCAGGCAGCCATTCAGCTTGGGCGTTATTCAGCTCATCAGGTGTTGGTCATCGACGCGGGAGAAGGCAGATCAACCCTGTGCCGGACGTATCATAATATCCTCGGGTTCCCCGATGGGGTATCCGGTGAAGAGCTCCGAGCCCGAGGCAGGATGCAGGCAGAGCGGACGGGTGTATCTTTTGAGAAAGACCGTATTGTGCAAGCAGGCCGTCATGGAGAGAAGATTCAATTGTTCGGTACTTCCGGAGTTGAATATAGGAGCAAAACTGTGTTATTGGCAACGGGTTTAACGGATCGAGTTCCAGATATTCCGGGATTAACCCCGACGCTTGGCCGAACAGTCTATGTTTGCCCCGATTGTGATGGTTATGAGATTCAGGATCAACGTACGGTACTATTGGGATCTGGCGAAGCAGGTGCCAATATGGCGATGATTTTAATTCAGCGTACGAATGATCTGTTATATATCAATCATGAGCAGGCCCCCATCTCTGCAGAGCTTCACCGCAGCATGAAAGAGGCGGGCGTTCGTTATCTGGAAGCAGCTGTTCAGGAAGTGCAACAGATTGAGGATGGCCATATCACCGGTATTCTGACCGAAGATGGACAGATCTTTGAGTCTGAGCGAGGTTTTATCGCTTTTGGAGGCAATCGGGTACACTATGAACTGGCAGAGCAGCTTGGAGCTGTGATCGCAGATAATAAACATGTAGAGGC
The window above is part of the Paenibacillus sp. 1781tsa1 genome. Proteins encoded here:
- a CDS encoding NAD(P)/FAD-dependent oxidoreductase — encoded protein: MREVDCIIVGGGLAGLQAAIQLGRYSAHQVLVIDAGEGRSTLCRTYHNILGFPDGVSGEELRARGRMQAERTGVSFEKDRIVQAGRHGEKIQLFGTSGVEYRSKTVLLATGLTDRVPDIPGLTPTLGRTVYVCPDCDGYEIQDQRTVLLGSGEAGANMAMILIQRTNDLLYINHEQAPISAELHRSMKEAGVRYLEAAVQEVQQIEDGHITGILTEDGQIFESERGFIAFGGNRVHYELAEQLGAVIADNKHVEADSRSLQAATNVWIAGDLGLHAEQATVAMGEGSIAAIWIHKALQQMTKD